A single region of the Winslowiella toletana genome encodes:
- a CDS encoding sugar kinase, with protein MTTNSNGMLDAVTIGEAMAMFVARETGDLAAAESFIKRIAGAELNVAIGLSRLGLKVGWVSRVGDDSFGRFTCQQLEKEQVDHRQVTVDKRYPTGFQLKSKVDDGSDPLVEYFRKGSAASHLSIEDFNRDYFGAARHLHLSGVSAAISDSSLELSKYAAKEMRSLGKTISFDPNLRPVLWSSEQEMVRQLNHLAEYADWVLPGEKEGKILTGYSQPEAIADFYLDKGVKAVIIKTGCDGAWYKTAQGEKGQVEAIRVENVVDTVGAGDGFAVGVISALLEGKSLPQAIKRGNKIGSLAIQVIGDSEGLPTRAELGDF; from the coding sequence ATGACAACTAACAGCAATGGCATGCTGGATGCAGTAACCATCGGTGAAGCGATGGCGATGTTTGTCGCGCGCGAAACTGGCGATCTGGCCGCCGCAGAGAGCTTTATCAAGCGTATCGCCGGCGCCGAGCTGAATGTGGCGATCGGCCTGTCACGACTGGGGCTGAAAGTCGGCTGGGTCAGCCGCGTCGGTGACGACTCCTTTGGCCGCTTTACCTGTCAGCAGCTGGAGAAAGAGCAGGTCGATCATCGTCAGGTCACGGTAGATAAGCGCTATCCCACCGGTTTTCAACTGAAATCAAAAGTCGATGATGGCTCCGATCCGCTGGTGGAATATTTCCGCAAAGGTTCGGCTGCCAGCCATCTTTCGATTGAAGACTTCAACCGCGACTATTTTGGCGCGGCACGCCATTTACATTTGAGTGGTGTCTCAGCCGCGATCTCTGACAGCTCGCTGGAACTGTCGAAATATGCGGCGAAAGAGATGCGTTCGTTGGGGAAAACTATCTCTTTTGATCCGAATCTGCGTCCGGTGCTGTGGTCGAGCGAACAGGAGATGGTCCGGCAGCTGAACCATCTGGCAGAGTATGCCGACTGGGTACTGCCCGGCGAGAAAGAGGGCAAAATCCTGACCGGTTACAGCCAGCCAGAAGCGATTGCTGACTTTTACCTCGATAAGGGCGTGAAAGCGGTAATTATCAAAACCGGCTGCGACGGCGCCTGGTACAAAACCGCACAGGGCGAGAAAGGCCAGGTGGAAGCGATCAGAGTAGAAAACGTGGTGGATACCGTTGGCGCAGGCGATGGCTTTGCGGTTGGCGTGATCAGCGCGTTACTGGAAGGTAAGTCGCTGCCGCAGGCGATTAAACGCGGCAACAAAATCGGCTCACTGGCGATTCAGGTGATTGGCGACAGCGAAGGGCTACCGACGCGCGCTGAACTCGGCGACTTTTAG